tcaactaaatatatatatctttgataaataatttttaataaaaaatttaaaatattttattataattttaaaggcTGTTCATTGTTGTGTAAGCTCACAAAATATCTATTCAATACAACTCTAGTTTATCACATTCTCTAAGTCAATTATGTGACTTTTATTTGTTGGGAAGAGTCGCTCTAAAAGAAATTtagtcaataattttttttatgtgaCTTTCATTTTATTTAGTGGGAACAATGGTCAGCAATGACTAGAAATGCACACAACATTTGGTTTGATCATGAATACTTATAATTCGTTGCCTAGAAAATGTTCGGAATATGCAATTGAACATTCAATTTGCATTCATGCTTAGATCGACATGTCTTTTTCCATCTTGAACAATGGAAAGACAAATGCATCACGCAATGAACTTTCTAATTTTGAAAGGATAGTTTAGTTTTGTTGTGACAACTAGTGGTTGTGTTTCTTCTAAATATAACAATTGATTGGTATGTGTTAAGTGAACTTTGTATTTAGAgatgattataaaataaatatattaataatattttatattacaaTAATAGTATACTGATTTTTAATGAAATATATTATTGAGAAATAAATAAGATTAATCAATTGATGTAAATAGGTGATGATTCTTAAATTTTTTTACATGCacgaatttaaaaaattaaaaagatgaagaaatcattAATTGAAATATCAATAATCTAAGCGGTATCATAGTTGGGAAGTTTACCAAGTCTAGAttgtgactttgtgattgtagagtTAGGTTGCATCTAGCATCATGACAATAAGAGTTCTATAAAAGAAAGAATCCATACAAAGGGTAGTTGTAAGTTGATATAATATTTGTAGAGCACTTTTAACTCACTCAATACTTTGTAGAATTCTAAAATAGTTAACCTAGGCTCAATTATTATAGACAAAATATCATCTATTTCATCCattattttttaaatctaatagaattacatacttgtaATGaggtaatataatattattttaaaaaatggttcattcaaatcattcaatgtttCAATTAGCACTTTGTATTTCAAAAAAGATCCAAAGGTAAAATGTTGGAAGCAATAAAGAAAAGCCAAGTATATTTAATGGTCAAAGTTCTAGGAATCCAACCTATATATCTCTTGTTTGTTGGGATTACCATCAaccttgtaaatattttgtgagtAGTGACatgtatgttgagctcaaccccttcgaaagcccattttaacccacatacttgatatttattaaatggaaacctgtatctgcacatggaacaaacaagttagataaaacatgatacttGTTGTTTTCTCATTACATCTTTTCTACATTGATCTTCTCTATTCTGAATCTCATATAGCGGTGCATGCACAGTAGGAGTAGGTTTATGTATGTAGGAGTAAGCTGGAGCTCTAACGAAATTATTTTTCTCTCTATTTCAGGTCATCTCATGGAGTGGACAACGAGATGATTGGATCTACAAAGCTGACCAGAAGACCCTTCTCCAGAATTCATCAACCTATTCAAGCAACGATGggttctttctttcccttcttcctaCATTCTTCTGTTccttttgtgtttgcatttctatgatCAATGTGATCTTGTATCAGCTATTCCCACgacttgtgtgggatcttgtgagTAGTTTTCTCtttataaataaagatatattacATGCAGATGTTTTCTTTCTTGATTCATAGATTTCATATTggaaataagatacttgtatggcatacattttttttaataaagatagtaaacttggaaaaaaattgtgtaccttttctcTGCAATACATAAGACCTGTTGTAGGTCACCAAGTTTTTTAAGTGtgataaaattttggtaacattacCACCTAAatgtttgtatatttttttaatggttttctAGGTATTGTGTTTAGtggaaaattaattattatttattttaagttaACTCCATGATTAAATGCATTTTAGTCAAAGCACTACTACTAATGGAagggtaacaaaattttgaatactTATCTCGATTAAACATCACCTAAAATTTTGTACTACATTTTCTTAATTGCTTTAGCAGGTTTTGTCAATAGAGAAAACGTTAAAGTGTTCTTTATTTTAAAGTAAAATCCATGATTAAACATAATTGATTCAAATTAGTATCAATAATGAATGGGTAACCAAAATTCCAATGTTTGACCATTGTAAACATTACCTAAAAtaatgtaaaatattttttaaaacagtttaataaattttgtcttTAGAGGAAGTTTTAAGTGTTTTTTAAATTTCGAAAGGAACTTCATAACTAAGTTCATTTGAGTTAAAGTAGTTCTAGTAGTATATGGGTTAAAAAGTTCAAATTCTTGACCAATGTAAATGTCACCttaaattttattttagatattaATGGATGGGTAAGAAATTTGTCAAAGCTTCCAATCTTACAAACATCGTGTACAAATTTGAGGCAATGTAGTACTAGTACTAGATGGGTGAGGAAAGTTTCAATGTTTCATTCCTATAAGGATTACATGAATTTTTGATCTACTATCTAGTAGGTTTGTCTTTAGAGTAAAGTTAAGTTTACTTAATTTTGAATAAAAAGATATGGTTAAATGCATTTGATACAAAGTCATGCTAGTAATGGATGGATAACAAAGTTTCAATTTTTGACCATGCTAAATATCATTTTAAATTTTGAGACAAAGTAATACTAGTATTGGATAGGCAAGGAATGATCGAATGCTTCACCACTGTAAACATCACTTGCAATTTTGTATTATGTTTTTCATAATTGATTTGATAAGTTTTCTCTTTAGAATGAATTagatgttttttatttaaaaaaaactgcatgattaaatacattttaataaaataatacttacaataaatgaataaaaaaataataatatttcatcGTATTAAAAGTTAAAAAATCATAAAGTGAAATTATTTCAAATCACTACTCctaaaatataaatgaatatatttgactcaaaaactactaaATTAAACCCTGgtaaaatattattttcttatcattttctttctttatcattGAGATAATAGAGTTGTTCACCACACACCATCTACTATTTTGTTTTGGTAGATTTtgtctttacaaaaaaaaaaaattcttaattttgaaAGAAACTCCATGATTAAATGCGTGAGTTAAAATAATACCTATAATAGATGAATAAGAAAATTTCCAATATTTCATCTTATtaaagcctaaaaataaaaataaataacatgcTAATTAAAATGTTCATTTTCATAAAAGTGATTTTTTTTGTCAAATCATACCTTATTTAATGATAAAGTTTATATTGCAGGCATCTAATAGTAttgagttcaaatcttctacaatatTAACAAGAGACACAAAGCATCGAGTTCCTATCATCAATATGGTTAGTTTAGAGTAGTTGAAAGTAGAGATGCaatagagggggagaggaagacatagaacaatagatagagatagagacaggtagagggagaaatagagaggaagAGGTGGAGAGATATATAagggtagagagatagagagaaagagatagataaatgtgtgtgtgtgtgtgtgtgtgtgtagagagagagagagagagagagagagagagagagagagagagagagagagagagagagagagagagagagagagagagagagagagagaggtatatatgttgtttgctttaatTTTAACAATAGCATGTCGAGGAAGCCCATGATGAGTTATGCAATATGTATGAGAAGTTAGATTAAGTTTAACATTtaggaaagaaaaaaaatcaattgtatttttttaaaaatgttttatgcatATTAATATCATTAGCTAGTTTTATTATAAGAAAAAACATTATTTCTATAAATCtagattaaacaaataaataataataattatctaATAATTGAGCTAGGATGGATAATCGAAACTGAATTatgtattataattaaataaagggATAGGTGTACGTAGTTTTAGAATCAATGATATATAAATGTGGTAGGTGTTGGTTGGAATATTTTTTCATTGTTGAAAGATTAGTTATTTTAGTTTGATGAATGTTTCAAACTCTAAATTGAAATTATGAACCAAATTCAACAAAAATTATACTTCTTTTCCCTATTTAATcacattaaaaaattgaaattagaCTTGTATAGTGTAGTATGTAAGCATTAGAtgtgaaattgaaaaaaatattgtatagagaaaataaaaatactattccctataacagtgggccaaaatatgattttttacttctgcatttttaataaataaaaattgactTGCATGCCATTAATTTTTTAGAACTAAAGTGTCTAAGTATAATTGAATCAAACAATAACATAAGAGGACTAATTGactattaattcattaattaattaacatTTGTGAAAATGTATTTGTtagaaatattaaattgaaaagaaataattaaagttaagatattatattataatattgtataaagtatattattattatataatatttaaataatttattttcattatatttaagAAAATTATATTACTAAATTACATAAGGATTACCCCAATTTAacttttatatttttaatgttgTCCAAAGGCGCCCGTTTCCACTATGACTTTGAATTTTCAGCAATGAAATTTCGGCCAtaacaagaatattccaagaaaCGAAAAAAAATTAAAGAACGGAGGATTGCACTGGAACCTTGTTTAAATCCAATATTTTTTAAAtgtaatagaattacatacttgtaATGAGGTTATATAATATTGTTTTCAAAAATAGTtcattcaaatcattcaatgtttCAATTAGCAATCTGTATTTGAGAAAGGTCCAAAGGTACAACAAAATAAAGCCAAGTATATTTAATGGTCAAAGTTCTATGAATGCAATGTATATATGTCTCATTTGTTATGATTAAGGTGCCATTAACCTTGTAAATCTTGTATAATTAATTATTCCTTCTGTTTGTAAAATTCCATAATGGAATATGTACTCACTAAGAAATGGTCTTATTTCAGCTACATTTAGATCTCAATACCTAAAAAGGGGTGTGGGGGCACTTACCCCCCACTACTGTTGTCCCTTCAAGATTCTCCCTAGCAGGGGTTCTAGGGTAGTGCTCCCAAATGGAATTTTTTAgaaaattgcattgtaaaattatataattttttagtcaatctaaatCATTCATCATTAGGTCATAGAAATTATGGTAGGATTCATTTCCTTAGAAGAAAACACATTTTAATGAGGGCATTGTATTAAGATTGCGACAAGACAGAAAGTTCAGATAAAAGAATAGACGATGTTGAAATAAAGACAAAAAGTGAAGGGTGTTAGTGATGTATTGTAAACTCTATTGAAATTTATATAGACCAGTGCACATCTCTTCTTGTGtttattttcttctcaaaaatATATTTCcacataaatattatatttttcgtatattcttttatttcctttgtttTCCCTAATTTGTTTTCCTATTATCTCTATTTGGTTCTACATTGGATCAATAATTATAATTACTAAAACTAGATTATCATTCTATAGATGTTTACCTTTATTTCAAACTTTATTTACTTTGAAGAAGTTCATAAATGAAACTTTAAAACTTTTCTTCCATGTTCCTTTTCATTATTTACCTCAATCTAGTTTGTTTCTCTATTTTTGGTTTATCTTAATTTTTCCTTAGCAAAGATTTTAGTCTTTACAATATTTCCTTTAAATAAGGGTTTGTGAACTTCATCCTACGGAGGGGAGGAGATGTTCAATTGCTCAAAAACATATTGTAGAAAGATCACCCACAAATCAAGATATTTACATTTTGAAATAGACATAAATTTGGTTGAACTATATTACCTGATCCAAAAAAATGATCCTATAATATAacatatttataaattaaaaatatatattaataggaATCGTTAGAgatcaaaataaattataataaaacataataaattttaaaataaaaatcaaataatataaaaaattaaattaaatactataatttttaaaataataaaatgtacAATTTCATCCCTTAAAATTACATTTTACACATCAAATTATTTAATAAaacaaaaacacttaaaaaaaacTTCATATACACCGATGAAGAAAAAACACAAATACACTAGAAAAGCTAAAACCAAGGAATCATTTTGAATTTCATATATTACCCCTTGAAATGTTTCTATCATCATTAACACCAACAATTTCTAACACACCTCATGCTAATAAATTTGCATCGGCCATATACTAAAAGAAAACTTTGTCATTATACTAACAAAACCCAAAACCCTCTATACAGTTGTATCTACTTTCATCTATTAACCTCTTATACACCCATCAATAGCTAAAATTACAACATCATAAAAATCGAAGGCTCTCTTTCTCACCCTCTTATTTAAAGTCAATACTCCAATCACAACAGAGAATCCCAAACCATAACTCAATCCAAGTCCGACTGCCCATCCTATCATTTCACCATCTGAATTCTTTGCTTCACCAATTCTCTCAATACTTGTGCAGTTGCCATAGCCAGAAGAGTTGTTGCAGACGCTTATATTGGTAAATGGAATCCCACGTAGATTAAGATTGCCTAAGTAGGACGACTCCCCAAAAGTTAGGAACTGTCCTCCATGGGGTACTTTTCCATCAAGCATGTTGTAAGATAGATTCAAGAACTCCAAATAACTCAGGAACTCAAGTTCTAAGGGAATGTTGCCATTCAACCTGTTTAGCGAGAGGTCCAGAGACTCTAGTTGTTCCATGTGTCCCAATGTTTTTGGGATTCGGCCACTGAGATGATTCCTTGAAAGGTTAAGGGCTATCAAGCCTTGAAGAGATCCCATTTTAAAAGGAATGCTCCCTGATAAACTGTTGTTTGAAAGATCAatacatttaagaataaagagaacTTTCACAAATTCAACATCCCAGCCTTTCCAGGAAATTTTGATCTGATTTGTATATGTAGCACCACTTGAACTGTATTCTTCGAGATGGTTTGAATTATTCTGCGATGCATTGACCATTGCAAGCAGGTTTGTAAGGTTGCTTGGAATAGCTCCTGAAAGGTGGTTGCCAGAAAGATCCAGAATTTGAAGATTCGGAAGGCCAATTACCTGGCGTGGGATACTGCCATGAAAATGATTAGACCTTAAGACCAACACATGCAGCTGTGATAGCTTTCCAATCCAGTGGGGAAGGGTGCCTTCCAAATCATTATTTCCCAAATCCAATACTTGCAGAGATCGGCCTTCTGAAATGGATGAGGGAATAACTCCTCTCAAATGATTACAATTGAGCTTCAATGTATGCATGTTTGTAATGTTGCCCCACTCTGCTGGCAATTTACCTTCCAGATGATTCTCTGCCAAATCTAGAACACTAAGAGAAGAACAATTCCTGGTTAAATGAGGAGGAATGACACTGCTCAGCGTATTTTTTGAAAGGTCAAGAACCTGCAAATATGGAGTGCAAATAGAATCTGGAATCGCTCCGCTGAGGTTATTCCGCGACAAGGATAAGAACCTTGCATTTTCAAGATACGCACCGTTGTGACTAGGAATAGAACCATTAAACTGATTCATCGACAGATCTAGCAGAGAAGCACCagcagaaggaagaggaagagcacCTTCTAAGCTATTATTGTGCAAATCTAGATAGTCAAAATACATGGGTAAGGTTAGTCTAGATGGCAATGACCCAGTTAATTGATTACAGCTAAGGTTCAAACTATAAAGGCTGGGTAAGTTCCATATCCAAGATGGAATATTTGTTTGGATACTGTTAGCAGATAGGTCCAGATATTCCAAGTCATATTGGGTCACAAGAAACGATGGAATTCTATCTAAATTGCAAGAACCTAGTCCCAAAAAGGAAAGCTTAAACTGCGGAATCCATGTTGAGTCAATGTTTACAGTTAAGTGATTGTGAGAAAGATGCAGGACATTAAGTCTAGTTAGATTATCGAATACGGAAAGGGAAATGAGGCCGCTTAAACTATTGGAGTCGAGCCAAATTCTTCTTAAGTGAACAAGATTTGAAATTGTAGATGGAATCATACCATTCAGTTCGTTGGCATAAAGGTGAAGACTAACAAGGGAAGAAAGTGAGTCCAATGAAGGTGGGATTACCCCAGTTAACTTGTTGTAGGACAGCTCCAAAGAAACAAGTTTAGAGAGATTGACTATGGAGAGAGGAATCTCACCTTCAATTCTGGTATTCGACAGGTCAAGACTCTTCAAGGAAGACACATTCCCTATAGCAGctggaatctcaccttcaattcTGGTATTCGACAGGTCAAGACTCCAATTAAAACCAAAAGTAGTCATATCAAATCTCCACCATTCATCATCCTATATTAGACCCACAAATGCATAATTCATGTAGGTCACTTGCATGCATACATATTTGAACCTAACAATTTAAAATTGCATTTGATAATTTCATCCCTTTTTAACCATTATTATTCAATTAAAGTCTAATTTATTCCACATTACAACCTAGGTTAGTGTTTGTAAGGACTAATTTCACTTCATTTAAATTATCATGagataatcaaaataatatttacATGTAAACATAATAGAAAGATCATGTAACATCCTAGTAAGGGCATCATTAGCTTGCAACATCATTCTAGGTGTCCTACATACTTGCTTAATGTCTTTAATCCTCATTCATCACCATTAATTTAGTCTACTTAATGCACTATCTAATAAGAACATAACCCTTTCTTACTAAGTTCATAGAACTGGTGTCTATAAACACCACCCTACTTGATTCATGTGGTACTAAAGAAGATTATGCActagtgtttttttttttatggCTAATAGGTCATGTGCGAATAATtgtattaataaaatgaaaatacaTGAAAGTATACAACCTGATTCAATGTGGGAACCGGTAGGACAGAATTGAGCAAAGAAAACCTTTGGTCTTGCCCAAGGACAAATAACTCTTGGAAATAATCAGGTAATACAATAAATGGTCAGATGCCAATAAAGAAAATTACAATTGATAATTCTTGTCGAGAATACCATACTCATTCCATCGCTAATGGATGCATAATTTGACTACAATGGAGTAATATTCTGCTCATattgagatggtgttg
This genomic stretch from Cryptomeria japonica chromosome 8, Sugi_1.0, whole genome shotgun sequence harbors:
- the LOC131857857 gene encoding receptor like protein 22-like, whose amino-acid sequence is MTTFGFNWSLDLSNTRIEGEIPAAIGNVSSLKSLDLSNTRIEGEIPLSIVNLSKLVSLELSYNKLTGVIPPSLDSLSSLVSLHLYANELNGMIPSTISNLVHLRRIWLDSNSLSGLISLSVFDNLTRLNVLHLSHNHLTVNIDSTWIPQFKLSFLGLGSCNLDRIPSFLVTQYDLEYLDLSANSIQTNIPSWIWNLPSLYSLNLSCNQLTGSLPSRLTLPMYFDYLDLHNNSLEGALPLPSAGASLLDLSMNQFNGSIPSHNGAYLENARFLSLSRNNLSGAIPDSICTPYLQVLDLSKNTLSSVIPPHLTRNCSSLSVLDLAENHLEGKLPAEWGNITNMHTLKLNCNHLRGVIPSSISEGRSLQVLDLGNNDLEGTLPHWIGKLSQLHVLVLRSNHFHGSIPRQVIGLPNLQILDLSGNHLSGAIPSNLTNLLAMVNASQNNSNHLEEYSSSGATYTNQIKISWKGWDVEFVKVLFILKCIDLSNNSLSGSIPFKMGSLQGLIALNLSRNHLSGRIPKTLGHMEQLESLDLSLNRLNGNIPLELEFLSYLEFLNLSYNMLDGKVPHGGQFLTFGESSYLGNLNLRGIPFTNISVCNNSSGYGNCTSIERIGEAKNSDGEMIGWAVGLGLSYGLGFSVVIGVLTLNKRVRKRAFDFYDVVILAIDGCIRG